DNA sequence from the Sylvia atricapilla isolate bSylAtr1 chromosome 15, bSylAtr1.pri, whole genome shotgun sequence genome:
GGTTCCCGGGATGCCGAaggtgggatggagctggaggggaggaattgcaccctcccagcccttccctgccctttctcacggagctggggcagccctggggtcTGGCGGGCAGGGCAATGTCACCTCGTGTCACCAGTTtttggggtggcacaggggctTGTAGTGtcctctcagctgctgtgcctcagtttccccgtCACGCCTGTCCTCCCCCAGGGTcactgctgggggacactggggtcccaaatccctgctggcCACCCCCTGAGCTGTTTGCAGCGCTCTTTAGGCAGTCCCAAATCCCTCCTGGTCCCTTCAGAGGCGTGATGAGGCAGGGAAAGGACAAAGATCCCCTTCCCAAAGAGcctctggctgctccctgctgctccccacccaAATTTCAGTCAAATCCGGCTCAGTCCCTGGAGCTCTTTGGCTGCTCCACTGTGGGTTTGGGAACCTCCCCCAGAGCCTGGGACAGCCCATCCCCATCCCCGTGGGGCTTTTGGGGGGAAATTGAGGGATCAGGGCAGGACAAGGCACCAAAATCCCTTTCACAGCCCAACGGAGCCCTCGGAGAGCGCGATGGACGAGTGGGATCTCCCACAATGGAAAAAAGAGGTGGAAAGCCTCAAGTACCAGCTGGCCTACAAGAGGGAGATGTCCTCCAAGACCATCCCTGAGTGAGTGGGggcttcttttctctttttcccctttttctgtccttccccttcttttttcccctttccttccctaTGCCTCCAAGAGCAGAACTCACCCCCACTATTCCCCCTCAGCTCCCAGATGagattttccctttctgcatcTCCAAGCCCCAGGGGCAGAACTTCCCCCCACAGTGTCCCTGAGCCCTTTCCAGCTGCCCCAACTCTGGTGGTGACACCATGGGACCCCTGGGAGCCCCCCATGGTGCAGATCCCCCTTTCCCAGAGCTTTCCAGAGCTCAAAAGCCTTTAAATTATGGATGGCTCCGTTCCCTCCCTGCTTTGTCACAGAGCTGGGGCCACCCCCACATCCCCCCAGTGGATCAGGGAgcccctgagcagagcaggactgacTCTgagccccccaaatccccaattttcctgccctggggctgtgcccaccctcccttccctctctgcaggTTCGTGAAGTGGATTGAGGATGGAATTCCCGAGGATCCCTTCCTGAACCCGGAGCTGATGAAGAACAACCCCTGGGTGGAGAAAGGCAAATGCCTCATCCTCTGAGGGCTCATCCCTGCAGGATGGAGCTTTCCTTAGTCCCACTCCCAACATGAGAACCTGAACTAAACCCCTGCCCTcacctccttccttctctggtAGCTGTAGAAGGGATTTTAGAAATGGGGGGGACATGGGAAAATCCCCCAGGATGGGCAGTCTGGGGgggaaagagcagcaaaaggTTCTCCAGACCTTGGCTGCAGCTTCACCTCACCCCTCTGCCACCCAAAAAAAGGGCAGAGTTTGCAAGTTGgaaagctttttatttaaaaaaaaaaccccacaatttcCCATGATTTTAGATATTTTGTACACTGTAGGCCATGATTTCCCAGCAAACCAGGCACAATGTGGCACCTCTAGGTTTAGGACTGAAATAAACAGAGCAATACTTactcttgatttatttttttttttagctgtgttttatttcttttttttaaacaaaataagcGGGTCATAAAAAAAACACTGCACCACCCAGGGGTCAGAAAGCCCAAACCCAGCTGCTCCCTTcagttccagctgcagaactgctgctAGAGCAGGTCCCTGATGTACAGGTTCCTCCTGACAGCGTTGGAGAAACCCTCGTTGAAGCGGAACCAGACGTCGCTCCTGCCCACGGCCTTTCccatctgcagctccagggattcCTCCTTGGAAACCTCAGcggctgcaggaggaaaatcCACTTTAAAAACCTTCAAATGCtcagctgagccctggctggagaggaggggtgggtttggggaggggTTGGAAGGGCACAGCTGCCACATCCCGGATGCTGCAATGCCTCCAACAGCCAAAATTCCCTTTGGGTGGGGCCAGAATCCATGGATTTACCCACAggagctccctgccagctgggctgggcactgtttgtccctgctgctgtcccctggggctggggctgagggacaggagccCCCCTTTGGTGCTGCCAGTGACACCCAGGgccaccctgtgccacccacCTGGGCCTGGAGCCACTTTGTCCCACCCGGCTCTGAGGCCACCCTGTGCCACTCAcccagggctcagggacactttgtccctgtgccacccaccCAGCTCTGAGGCcaccccatgtccctgtgtcacccacCCAGGGCTTTGGCTGcctcttttctctgcagtggCCTCCCGAAAAAATCCACCTCGGGCTGTGGAAGGAAGCACAAAGCAGGACTGGAGTTGGCTCTGGAGCAcctgcacctgcagctgctgctcagagagggacaaaagcagagcaggatcatccctgggcagggctcagccaccctcttcagagcagcagccaaatgcaaatcctgcaggaagGGCCTGGGAGTGCAAACAGCATTCAAATTTGGGAGTAAATTTGGGGGGAAGATAAAATGAGAGGCTCAGGTGGGGTTTTTACACCAGGAAAGGGCTggcagctgagccctggggaggggcagtgccagggaatgATCCCAGCTCCTCTTGGAGCCCACAGTGAGATCAttccagagcagcttttccaagCTGCTTCCCCACTGAGCCCAAATTCAGCTCTTTCAgcccaaaaccccacagctcttccctccctcacCCCTGAAAACTTCCCAGGACACATGCAGAAAGTCACCCAGACCCAATTCATCCCAATGCCAGCGATGCCTTTGTGGGACACACGGAGCTGAGCTGGGCTATTAAAGGAAACTGGACTAAAAATCCAAATTCCGGTGGAGCCACAGGGCGTGTCTGGCAGCCCAGGAAAGAGCTGGTGGGAATTGGGGTGGGAATTGGGGCAGGAATTGAGGCCTGACCTTCTCTTGCACCGTTGCTCTCCTCACGatgtgctccaggtgctgctggtggttgggggtccccgtgtcccctcgcTGCTCCCTGAGGCCACTCTCGGGATCCTGTGGGGAGGACAGAGCTCAGCCAGGTTTCCCTGGGGGTGTCTGAGCTCCAGGGTTGGGCACTGAGCAtttgtcacctccctgtcccccatcccacccagccctgcctgctgccaggtGGGACTGCAACATCCTAAAAggtttttccttcattttctgcctcgtgggctcagccccagcccttttccctgggatttcACATCCCTGTCATGTAAACAAGGAACCCCCAGAGATGTTTTTGCAGCTTCTCTTTGCCCCACACCTCCCCCAGGAGCCCTTCTGCTGCTCCAAGGGGCTCCCAGGGATTAATTATCCCACTGGCACCAGGGCAGGAATCAGCTACACCTTTTCCATCCCTTCCTATCTTTTCCTGCctccaggagagagggaagagccatttctgctccttctggGAGCCTTGGGACCTTTGGaagtgcagcaggcagggaacgGGAGAGGGAAGAGTTCACCTCTCACACAGACAGGTACAAAGAGCAGCCAAAAAttcccacctcctccctggAGAGTGGAAAGGTTCAAagctccagctccctccagaATTCCTGCAAaaagctgagccctgcagcccagcccagctgtgcagggaacaGCTGCAGCTTGGGGAGAGGTTAATCCTGGATTTCCACTCACGCCCGGCCAAAGCCAGCTTTGGGAAAAACACATCCCTGAGGATTCTCCCTACACCCACAGCCCCGCCAGCCCTTTGGCAAGCCCCACCTGGCCCAGGTTTCGTGCCTCTGCCCTCCTCATCTTCTCCAGCTCGATCTCCCTGGCGATGAGCTGCTTGGCCTGGTAGCTGAGCTGCCTGCGGGCCGGCAGCTCCGGGAAGCGGCACACGGCCTCCACGTTcctgcagcaggggaaaaacagggaaaatccCCAAAAATCACCCAGATCTGGGCAGCCCAGcaccacccagccctgcccctcccaGCGTGATTCCAGCCAggctgcctcagtttctcccCCTCAAGGGAATGGGAATGCAGGAGGGATTAGAGGGGTTTAATCCTGGCCTGAAAGCAAAAAGAGGAGATTGCAGCGGGTCTGGATTGCCCTGAAAAGCTGAACAGATTGCCCTGAAAAAGCCCATGGGCTCAGGCAAGGCAGCAGCACGACCTCCAGAGCCACCCTGAGGTGCCCCCCCTCGGGACAGGTTTAACGGGAATTCAGCCAGGAACAGGAATTTGGGATCATGAGAGCAGCTGCATTCTTAA
Encoded proteins:
- the GNG13 gene encoding guanine nucleotide-binding protein G(I)/G(S)/G(O) subunit gamma-13, with translation MDEWDLPQWKKEVESLKYQLAYKREMSSKTIPEFVKWIEDGIPEDPFLNPELMKNNPWVEKGKCLIL